The following DNA comes from Magnolia sinica isolate HGM2019 chromosome 18, MsV1, whole genome shotgun sequence.
acttacttttcgcatattttgctcgggactagcaaaatgctggttgggggttgtgttgagggtcaaatattgcatatcagaccccagttattgccaggatttacaaacatagtattatttaatagcctgatttatttgtgtttgtgatgcagaatgtatttacgagcatggactgaaaaatggatgcttaaagtatggatttaacgctctgatgacaccaaagcatgagatggaccccaggagaccaagatcagcATAtctgcacgccagggatccaagaaaatcaagaaactaatgCTCAAGTAGCCTGAAATTGGTACAGAGTGCTAGATCACAGGatccccaccatccgttcagctcgaaactccatatatgacctgaagaccttaaataagccgtacaaatcaaaaatcaaccattGGATCGCTATGGAAGTGGccaaacggatagatcagccccttaaattcttaagtggggcccacctgatatctggatattctccatttttggtctcaacagtttaaatgagctgacaaaactgatggacggaacggatttctcattaacatctctgtggggccccgccggtgatgaatgtgcataaaaatcacgtgcaccagccgtgcactgaACTTCTCCAAGTCGGTCAGCCCACGCTGACCGACTCTCTTCTCCAAATCAAAGACGGACACAGTGTCATTGCGTCGTCCGTCGGTTCcgtgcagtggggcccattcctcaTCAAAATttgcaatctggaccgtccattgtgtacagaggaaggttattaacctcacctaggtggaatttttctaggaagcagcgtgtagcggattttgaccgtcgaaactcaggatggacggcggaatacaatATCCAGTGGGCCGCACAAGAACCTACGAAAACATTGAGTCCCACCTGTTTTTTCGAGCTGATACGAATAGACGGAGTGAATCTTTCAAAAAACCagtgaagtggaccccaccacgcgTCAGCGCGTGCCCTGTTACGGGCGTTCGTGAAAGCCGGACGCCGTCCGACGTTCGCGGCGGGTTGTACGCCCTTGGAggcggtcggacggctgatcggaaccgttcatcatgtaggtgggccaaaaatccCCCAAGGGACGTTGTTTTTTTTCGGAAAGATATGATTGAAGTGGGCCGTGTACCGCTCATCttcttggctgcgtaaagagAGCTGCGCAGAGTGACAACCGAATCCGTGACGGAAGCTGCCGTGCGTATACAGCCAGCCACCACTCTCTCTTGCTGCtgatataaaaggaaaagagagagaggagatggggtATTCGGAGAGAGCTAGGGAGAGGAAAAAGAGGAGAGCACTGGAGCAGTTGTTGCTGCTGTACGTAAGAAAggaagctgctgctgctgctgtgcacggctggTTTCTCTGCTGCTGGAGCAACCGTGGGACTGTCAGGAAAAGAATAAGCTGGGGAGGAACGTGGAAGTTGGGCTTGGACGGCTGCACAAGTGGAAGGCTTGGTGCTGGAATAAGCAAGGCAAGGGAGAGCTGGGTTCGTTCCTGGATCTTCTATGCTattctccttcttccttttcttcttcttcttcttctttcttttaattggaatttagcccatatcatgtgtggctaaacctcttagctagggctaagaggtgaagcctgtagtgagatgggagattttactgtgtgcctttaattcataaactgaatttgatatatttgattattaaaggaatatttttcctagtcttttatggtctgttgtgactgaaattacaatggatttgcaatggctttgagtatttcttttcccctttttatgtttatgaagtcaggaacccctgttgttcatcattgtcccatgggcatggtaggatgacagtacccttcctgatcctcatacattgatgattggttggtaattagtttaatcctgttgtttgctttgtctcctgggcatggttagatgatggaatccattctaattcatatacctttcaccccttgaaaactatatcaaaggaagtctagtaaatttccatgatttctgaagcaggcataagttctccctgatctctacaagtggatcctctgaatccctagtttccttcctctgaattccttaaagttttagataattcttccacaattattccttaaaattctatttggttagattacatcttagtctagttctagttctacttggtttcagataacgtacaggtatcagtccctgtggattcgacctcggtcttaccgagtttattactacatcacaaccctatacttggggagtgaacatcgtGATCCACTGGCTTGCTCCAATAATCCGAGGCAAAATGGTCGAATTTGTTGCAATTCCGGCATTGAATATTTCTCATATTTCCACGACTGCGTACGAATCGACCTTTGTCATTCCCTCTTCCACAAAAATTGGTAAATTTCTATTGATTTTGTGGATGGTTCAGATGATATCCACATATCATTCTTCTTGCATTAGTACTGGTGTCGCGACCTCCATGATTTGTATGACTactattttggtcatttaaagtcaacttagactctaaggcatgttccAATGTCGATGCGTTACAACGATCCTATCAACTCTTTGACGGATAAGTTTTCCAAGTCCTTCGATTCTTCAagggccacaaccacatgctcgaATTTGGTTGTGAGAGATTGGAGTATTTTTTTTCTACTACCCAAATATCTTTAAACTTTtcgccatttttaaaaaaattgttaacTATAACAAGCAATTTTGAAAAATAGTCTAAAATGGACTCACTTTTCTTCCTACGTGCAGCTTCGACCTCAGCTTTAAGGGTTTGGAGTTGAACCCTCCTGATACGATCAACAACCTTGAATATGGTGTTCAGActctcccatgcttgcttgcataTCATAGCTTCGGTGATTCGTTCAAAGgtggaatcatccaaccattgatatataaaaataaaaataaaaataaagcctTTTTATCATTTTTCATTTGATCTTTGAGAGTGGTTTTTTGTTCGGTAGAATAGGAGGCTTCTTGCTTCGttgtgggttctacatacccatcattgacgatctcccatagatCTTGAGATCCGAACAAAGCCTTCATCTGAATGCACCAGTTTTCATAGTTATCCTTAGATAACTTTGGAATCTGCAGCTGGATCGAGGACACCATCACTTCTTCACACCACGGATCAACAACAACGCCTTTTTCTTGACATAGCAGCAGCAACACCTTGATCACACGATCTGCACCTTTGAACTATAATCAGTCCCACAGGATTGTCTAGCTATTATACCAGTTCGTTGGTTGTACAAACCAAATTTATCAGTTTTACAAAGCCTTAAggcaattttaaaaaaattgattttgtAAAAGGAAGATATATGGTAAAACaaatagaaatttagaaattCAAATATTGAAACTATTTCACTGCTGCACACTTACCGTAATCGGATACACATCTCCTTTATGTAGGCATTTGCACCAATTGTGAAATGACTACAATACCCCTATTAGATTCTTCTATCAGTTAATGTTTTTGGAAACCTGCAAAGGTTTTGGTCTTCCAAAACAGCTCCTTTATAGCTGCAGCTGTTATGCGCCGGGAGTTCATTAGTCACCCCTGTTGCTGGAAAATGCCAGTTTTAGTTTGAAACTCCAACATGGGTATCACATACGACAAGCAGACTAAGGATATGATTCTTGTAAAGAGAGTTCTCCCCTTTCCATTTCTCATGAGCACGGGATGAACCAAGTTCAAGTTCACGAGTGGGACAAAATTTAATTAGCACATAAGCCAATTTTAACGATGCCAGCAAGCACAACTCATTTTGTTGCCACCATAAAAATTAGTTCTATAGAACTGCTCCAACCTGATAAGGTCTTAATTTATGATCTTTTGAAATGTATTTGAAACCATAATAGTGCTAAACTTTTTAggctaaaaactgaaaatatctAATTTTTGTAAAGATGGTAGTTGCTATGTGTATATATATCTGGCAAATCTCTTTAGCTTTATTTGAATATCAACAGTGTTCATAGGGAGGGGCCATAACAACCAGGTCACTATCTTTAGGACTAGTTCTACCCACCAGGAGTGCACGCACTTAGATCAATGGCAAAAAACTCCTCAGGATTTAAACGACCTCCCTCAAACATGTAAACTGTTTGATACTCTGTAAaagatgtgagagagagaaaaggttGTTTTCTTGCTTTGGTTCAGACTAATGTTACAGTTTATATAGAAAGCAGAGACTACATAGATGTTAAAcaatgtttaatttcatgatagAGCAATCCTATTGGATAGGTTAGATGCCACACGGATGGTGGGCCTCGTGCCCAACCTTGTAAAAGAGCCTGTACTCTTAAATCAAACTAATAAGAGAAAATGTGGTTTGAAAGACATGGTTTAAATTAACcgtgttttaaaaaatttaaaaaaataaagcccATGATAGACTCAATTGCCTTAAGAAAATGACCTCCAGAAaggtttttaaagaaaaaaaaaatggtgattgaaagtataaataaataaaaattaactcTTCACGACACAATGGCGCCAGCGCCATTGATGTTGACGGCCAATCCAGAGAATATAAAACTCTTAGTGGAAAATATATTCATTTTCTAGTCTTCTTGCTGTAATCATTTGGTCTTTTGAAACTCGGTATGTGGGCATCCTTATGCTACACGATTAAAGCTGTTTGGTAGAGATCTataaatgattattattattattattatttatttttttttggcagaGAATTTTTTTGGTGTTTTTCCTGTTAAGAGGAATTATTTGTGGCGAGGCCATTTTTTTCCTGTGGAGCCCAGCCTTGTCTCATACAGCATCTTTTCTGTCAAGTTAACGTAGTTCACGTGGTATGCTCCCACCtttctttaaaatttaaaataataataataataataataatcatttcattttagttaattataattatatattagagattttattttttttcttcttgataATAAAAAGTCATCATCTCTAGCACATAACTACAattaactagaatgagatgaactcatttttaaacattatcacaccctgatccatagctcaagtggtagactgagtgaaacatacctcgtttcaacaccgaggttttggcatcgatccctagtgggggtggctaacagtgcgtGTGAGCTAATAATgaggtgtactaaccagctaataaaaaaaattaataaataaataaaataaaatttaaacattATCAATCACTAATGGAACTAGCCCTTTAACCTATTTTTatgctcttttttatttttatttttctttttcttttttaggttatgCTGTGATCAAACAAGCAAATTCCGCTTGATAATTACAATTAACCAGACAGTGGTGTGGCGAATATGTGCTTGCTTGTAGCAATAATGGTACTCTTTTTAATCAGGGAATGCTCACATCCATTCCAACCAATAGGTTTAAGCTGTGTGGAGCCAACTTGTGAGGTATCtataaaatccaaaccgttcatcaggtgagaatCATCATGGGCACCCTACATCCCAAGAATATATTCCATTTAAAAACCCATTTGAGGTGCCCCACAAAGAGCAACGTACAATCATGCCTATATCCTACTGGACGCACCTGATGAGTGTCTGACACAACAGGATTACCCTCCATTTCATCCGAAAGTTTCTATGGTAAGCGCCGTCTCCTCGATGTTCCCCCATCGTTCCCTTTGTGCGGCCCACCCAAGTTATGGATAAGACGGGATTTTGGGATCTAGGTGACTAGGTCTAACATTGGGGTTGCATTTAATAGCACTCATGCATCACGTTGGGACGCAAGTGACTTAAAAGAATCCTCGGTGGCGGGAATCTTACGTTGTACTGGAGGATCTCTTGCTTGAACAgtccatgatgggcccacctaacATGCCACTTCACTGGATAATCTGAACCATCAATCTGATGGGTCATGCAGTAGATGAGAGACTTAAAAAAATATCGCACTCGTTAGATAATCCTATTTTTCCCATCTAGTCCATATTCATCGGGGGAGGATCGCAATGTTGGTGCAGTAATGTGCAGTCGCCCATAAAACTTGCGGCCaaccagatggatggtctggattatctgACTGCCCAGCCACGTGGCCATTCATGGATGAAGCATAATGGACCCTGAAGCATGGAATATGGTCTGCTAAGACAATGCTTCGACCATTAGCTTGTCCTTCTAGCCTGGGGACAGAAGGGATCTCACCACCTTAGTTTACTGATCGGAGTATCACGAGAGCAATAGGGCCGAATTATAAAATTCTAAAAGACTTGCATGAATTGAGGCCCACACAGAAACTAATTTCAACCGTTTGTCTTTAAGTGGAtgtaattttcttcttttcacaTTATAAATATGGTACTAGTTTATTGACTAATTTGGATCACATGCGACTATGGTTTACATACGAATTTAAGAGGTTAAATTATAAATATACAAGAGAAATGAATCCAGTGCTCTCAAAGCACCGTTAGTAGTACTTAGTGGTTAGGATTTGTTGAAGGAAGTGATGATTTTGAACCATGAGCAATCCATGATGGATCCTGACAAAGGACGCTGAAAATGTTGGTTAGGCCTAGCCTATTTTTCAtaaatgatcttaaccgtccatctttACAGGCCATTGATCGATGGGTAATATGGGAGTGATTTTCACCTGACAGGTGCTTTGGGCACTACGGACAGGACACTGGATAGTCCAACCAATAAATATGAGCCGAAGCAAACAGGAGCATAtacctattcttcttcttcttcttaataggatccttgctcttgctcgggtggtagactcccaggagtttcaacaccggtccatgattcgagcatccataggtggtgaaagcccacacgcacacacaccccccacacactcacgccgtagtgagaTTTCAGCTATGGAtaatcgaacccttgaccggatgttgaaactcctgagagtctatcaccggagcaagagcaaggatccataAGAGCATATAACTTATTGTGCTCTCAGAGCATTGGATCATTTTCACCCAGACCGTCCGTTCATATGGTAGGCCGTATATATGGCAGATAGGATAGGAGACACCCAAATCTACCCCGTTCTTCACCCACGTTAGCACGCCCATGACGGGAGCGGATTCGATTTTATCTCGTTCACACCTTAGTGGGTATCactcttaccgtggggcccaccacgccaTCTATCCGGTTCTCAGCCCATTTTTGGACTTGatgccaaaaattaagcagacccaaatctcaggtggaccacactacaggaaacagtcgtGTTTGAGTACCTCATCATCCAGTCATACACGAGCCTCCATTTGCATTGGGGGCGCGGCTAggatggatccctgactgtggggcccaccttgatgtatgtgccttacatccacgcagtccatccgttttttacatTTCATTTTACGGCATAATTCAAAGAATGAAGAAGTTAcagatctcatgtggaccacaccacaggaaacagtggtgattgaatccccaccatttaaaacttattgggggctaacggaaagtttatttgccatccaacctgtttataaggtcaaaaagacctggatggaggtatcacacaaatatcagattgatccaaaaattttgtggccctccagaagtttttaatattcagtcaccactgtttcctgtggtgtggtggccctgagatttttatcttgttcatttttgggatcttcccgtcaaatgatctgtaaaaatggatggaccgcgtggatttaaggaacataaatcacagtggacctcacagtcagggatccaccgacctcggCAGATCCGGGAATCCACCCAAGCCGCGCCCTTGCATGTCTGTGGCATGTGGGACCACTCATCCCCGATACCCGAAACATGGAAGGCCGGGTGGtgtatctagaccatccatctagaGCGTCCTGTCAATGAACGGCCAGTATTTTATTGATGGATGAGCATCGTTTCGAACAGACAATCCTATCCGTATGGAGGGTGACGACCCAATATACGGTCAAAATGAAATCGAATTCAACTGGAGAAGATGATGGCTGATCGTCCTTTCATTATGattttcaaatttcaaccaaCGGCCATCCACGAACGAGTCCTACTAGTTGGAATATCCGGCGGGCGGAGTATCCAGATCATTCATCTAATGGATCCTGTCAACGAGCAGCCAGCAGTTCGAACAGACATTCCTGTCAATATGGATGGTGACGTTGAGATGTATGGTCGAAATGAAAATGGATTCGACTAGAGAAACTGACCGAGCCGGGGTTTCATTTTCAACCAGTGACCATCAGCGAACAAGTCCCACTATGTCGACGATCCGGATCCACCTACCTTCCTGCCACGTGCCACGTACGGGGCGTTGAACGCTCTTACAGTCCAGCAGGACTGATAAGTGTCGGCCAAGAGGTAGTGAATTGTGATTGTGATTCTTGCgcacgcggtttggctggtgacacAACACCAGCCAgccagccagctagctgatgtcaaaactctgtggggccaacatgatgtatatgttttatccacgccatccatccattttgagttcAAAaccgaggtagatccaaagctcaagtggaccacaccacaggaaatagtagggagaatgatgaccaccgttgaaaccttcaaaaagccgacagtgatgtttatttgtcatccaacctgttcataacgtcacgAAGACGTGGATGTAGGGAAAACATAATTATCAGCtagatctgaaacttttgtggccttcaagaagttttcaacggtaaacattcaattccactgtttcgtgtggtgtggttcacttgatatttggatctatctagtttttgggctcatgcaataaaattagatggaaaaacggaaggacggcatggataaaacatatacatcatggtgtgacccacagaGCTTTTACAGCAgatagctggctggtgttggcatggggtcaccagccaaaccgcgtccgattCTGGCCGTCTGGCGGGAATAATCTCTCTCATACACACAACTTACCAGTACAAGATACGTGCTTGTTTGCTATCAACACCTGGAATTAAAACATGAAGGCTGCGTTTtattgcatcaaatatcatgatatttcatgaatattcagtgcaaccaaacgcaccagaAAGCGAATTCAAAATTCGATCACAAACGAAGCTTTATTTAAGATCGCCATCCTTATGATGGAAAATACAAAGCCATTGTATTTTTCATGGCTCCAAATGCTCCCTCTCTCACTCACAACTACATTTAACAACTGTATCCACAGTGTAAGTAGAAGCTAAAGAAAGACATGATGATGATACATGCAAAGAAAACAGCATAAATCCTACTGCACTTGTTGAAGGCTTGCAATTCACTTCACTAAGCAAAACACAAAGACATGATATTGTAATCAAAGGAAAGAAGACCGAAACTAACGATTATTAGAGCTCTTAGGCGCATTTGAACCCTGATGGAACCTTATTCCCACATGCATTCACGAGCAAGCTAAGGGCGATGGGGATGTTGAGATTAATGCCCAAGATGTTGGCCTTAATGGCGGTGCAAAGGCATGCGGCGACTTCAAGATCAACCAGGCCTTGGAGGAGAGAGCAACAAGGGAGGGTAGgtggggaccccaccttgatcttcGCCAACCCTAGCAAGTTGGCGCATACGCCGAGTTTGAGCGCGTCTCTAGGGCACTTACCGCCCGATGATGGGGTGGGAGAAGGTGTGGGGTTTGGCTTTGGGTTTGGGGAAGGGCTAGGGTTGCATGGGCATGGGTTGTAATGGTTGGCAgagacaaaaacaaaaaagaaaaggttGAGGGAGAGGAAAAGCGCAAGGGATGCTGAGCTCTTTGAGGCCATCTTCAAACACTTGGGTATTGATGGTAGTGGAACTGGTGATGGAGGGATTGGTGATGAGTGGTATACGTATTTATAGAGGGAGTGATGTATAGGGGGAGTTAGTTGTTTATGGGAAAATAATGGGTTGTGAAACGGTTCCCATgtgaactaaggtgggccataccaagtgatGGATGCTTGAATGTTTGGAAGTTTGTGTGGTGGAGATTTAACTAACTAAATTGCCATCTCATTCTAGCCGGCAATGTTACTATATTATTCGCCGTCTTCTGTAGCTTACATGGTCATTGGAATGTAGTAGCCAACCGACGAAGAGACAATTCAGGGGAGCACGTGCCAATGTTGCTCATTTGTGCTAGATCttagatctgggccgttcatcaggtggagccTGCAGTGAACATGCCCTGGCCGGAAAAATAGGTTGGTCCACTAATTTGGTAGGCCGAAGATGcacttctaaccatccattttcctgaTGTAccggtatagtccacctgattaCTTGAACAGCTTGAATTATCGGCCACGGCATGGTCACTGCGAGCCTCATCTGATGAACTGCCCATATTTTTCACACGTTTTCCTGTTGTCACGTGTCCCGTGAATCACCTCATCACTAGAATGGCctggagcatttctcttttaGTACAATTCTTTTTTGCATATAACAGCCTATATTTACAAGAATGCTAATCGTACTGCCCCATACAAACAGCAAATGTGATCTGAGCGGCtcatagggtgggccccaccatgaaagtgATCTGTtccaaaggaagcggattgcgtactgacagcgtcagtagcGTGGTGGCTACTGagagtgctctgtgggccccgcattatatatgtgtgttttatccaagccgcaAAAGTGAGGGAGATCCAAACcttgagtggaccataccacaagaaaagaGTGGCAATTGAATGgctgccattaaaaactataatgtttatttgtcatccaaccagttgattaggTCACGCACACATggttgaagagaaaacacaaatatcagattaattcaaaattttcgtggcccttaagaagtttttaatgctgagTGGCCTTCAGTCACCActctttcctttagtgtggtccatatgggatttaaatcattttttgagctcatgcaaagaaaacaaaaaaacaaaaaaacaaaaaaaaaaattaaaaaaaaaaaaaaaacaaaaaaacaaaaaaatgaaaaatggatggatgacgttgataggatacatacatcgtgatggcccacagagcactatcagtagccacctcgctgcTGACCCT
Coding sequences within:
- the LOC131233606 gene encoding 14 kDa proline-rich protein DC2.15-like, whose translation is MASKSSASLALFLSLNLFFFVFVSANHYNPCPCNPSPSPNPKPNPTPSPTPSSGGKCPRDALKLGVCANLLGLAKIKVGSPPTLPCCSLLQGLVDLEVAACLCTAIKANILGINLNIPIALSLLVNACGNKVPSGFKCA